ATTAGCAGAATAAATAAAGCAACTATTTATGCAAAGGCATTTCATCAAGCCTCACCACAATGTCCTGTAGTGGTGAGGCTGAAAATTATACTTTTAATATCTCTTTGATTTTTGTTGCAGATATCTCATTGATTCTTCTTTCTCGTCTTGCCAGCTCCACGGTCTGAATACCCATCGCTTTATAGACTTCTAACCATGGTTTATAGTATTCTTGAAGTTTTATAATATGCTTCTCTATCTCCAATGAATCCAACCTTCATCTAATCTATACCTCCAAAAACAAAAATATCTTCCGGACATAAGTCAAGAAGGAATCATCAGGTTATTTACCTATAGGCTAAAGATATCATAAATGTGATCGTGTTGCAATCAAAATTGGATAAGAAGGTGCATTTAATTTGAGAATATTATTTCAGTAACTGAAAAATTAGTTGTATTATATTATTGCTAAAGGTATAATAAATATATGATTCAGTCATCGGGGGTGTAAACGGTGGAAGAAAAAATACTGGAAATATTAAAAAAAATGGATGCAAGGTTTGACAAAATGGACGCAAGACTTGACAGAATGGACGCAAGATTTGAAAAAGTCGAAGAGGAAATCGGAGAAATCAAGACAGAAGTTGTTGCAATCAAAACACAGCAGGAAGAAAATACTCTAATATTGAGAGCACTGGAGCATAAAGCTGATGTGAATAAGGCAGAACATGACAAGATGATACTGGAAATATCAGGGATAAGCGGTGACGTAAAAAGTCTGAGAAAGGATGTATCAAAAGTAGAAGTTGTATGATTTTATGCTATACTGAACAAAATAACTGAATAAGACAGTTCGAAACCATCCTGTCTATAAACAAAACTACGGGACAACTACCGGCAAAGGTAGTAAATTTGTATGCATAGGGACAGGTTTGTCCCTTTTTTGTTGCAAAAATTCGATGACAGGTATAATAAATGGATGAGGTAATTTACCTGGAGAATCCGCAGTTTAATGGAGTAGCAGGGTGGTGTTATTCTGGAGAAAGGGTGAGTGAAATTTGAAAAAGGCTGTAGTCCTATTATCAGGCGGTTTAGATTCAGCAACAGCTTTATATTTAGCGAAAGCAGAGGGTTATGAGGTTTACGCCATATCCTTTGATTATGGGCAAAGGCATAATAAAGAGCTTTTATGTGCGGCAAAGCTGGCAGAAAAAGCGGGAGTAAAACAGCATATTACTATTAAAACAAACATGGAGGCCTGGGGAGGGTCTGCGTTAACAGATAGAAGTATAGATATTCCCAAAGGAGATGAAAATAGAAAGGATATACCCGTAACATATGTCCCGGCAAGAAACATGATATTCCTTTCCTATGCAGCATCTTACGCCGAGACAATCGGTTCACAGGATATCTTTATTGGGGTAAGCCAGGTTGATTACTCAGGTTATGTTGACTGCAGACAGGAATTTATTAATGCAATGGAACATGCTATTAATATGGGAACGGTATGTGCAGTGGAGCATGGAAAAAAGATAAAGATACACGCACCTTTTATTCATATGAAAAAGTCGGAAGAAATACAGCTTGGGATGAAGCTTGGAGTAGATTACAGCTTTACCTGGTCGTGTTACAGGGGGGAAGATTTGGCATGTGGCGTGTGTGACAGTTGTGTATTAAGATTAAAGGCTTTCCATGAGGCAGGATATGGTGATCCTATAAAATATAAGGGGAATGGCAATGGTAAACGTATCAATCACTAAAGAATTTACATGGGATATGGCACATATGCTGGCAGGTCATGAAGGATTGTGTAAAAATATACATGGCCATACTTATAAGATGCAAGTTGAAGTAACAAGAAAGACAGGGGATTTAATAACTACTCCGGGAAATTCACAAGAGGGCATGGTTATAGATTTTAATCATTTAAAAAACATAGTCAAAGACAAGATCATCGACCCTCTCGATCATGCTTTTATGTATTGGTGCCAATCCCCCGATTCTTTGGAACATGAAATAGCAGAATTATTAAAAAAACATGGCAGGAAAATTGCTGTAGTGACATATAAGCCTACGGCTGAAGAGATGGCAAGAAATTTCCTGAAAATCTTAAGCCGGGAATTTGATAAACATGATATAATAATACAAAGTGTTAAGGTTTGGGAGACACCCACAAGCTTTGCAACGGCAAGGCAGGAGGGAAAATATGACAGTGAACAAATTTAAAAATGCTATCATACCGGTAGTTGAAATATTTAACAGTGTGTCTGGAGAAGGAATCTCTGCAGGGAGTATTGCAACCTTTGTTAGAGTGGCAGGGTGCAACCTAAGATGTAGTTATTGTGACACTACTTACAGTTATGACGAGTATAATGAAGACAATCAAATGATGACTCCTGATGAGATTGTTGACAGAGTAGCAGCTTTAGGATGTAAAGATATCATATGTACCGGAGGAGAACCATTAGAACTTCAAAAGCCTAAGAGATATTTACCACTTTATTTGGCTTCTAAAGGATTTAGAGTGAGAATAGAAACCAACGGCAGTTGTCCGGTGTATAGCAGTGAAGAGCTGGAGTGTTTTTTGAGAGGGGAGCGTTTGCCGGTACTATATTACGCCTTAGATATCAAGTGTCCCGGTTCTGGGATGTCTAAATATAATCTCTTTGAGCAGAATCTGGAGAAACTATATGAAGGTGATGAGCTTAAGTTTGTGGTAAGCCATCGGCAAGATATAGACTACGCCGTGAAAATAATAGAAAAGTATAAAGATATTTTAGCCTTAAATAAAGTAATCATTAATTTCTCTCCGGTATTTGGCCGGATAGAGCCTAGAGAACTGGTGGAAGTGCTAAAAGAAAAACATCAATATTTTTCAAATTATTCATTGCAGGTAAGGCTAAGTTTGCAGATTCATAAAATCATATGGCCGGCAGATACAAAAGGCGTATAAGTTGGACAAGTAAAGAATTTATAGAGATATAAAAATTTAAAAGGAGAAAGATTCAATGATAGATCAAGAAAAGATTCGAAAAGCCATGCGGATGATGATAGAAGCTATAGGAGAAGACCCTGATAGAGAAGGACTTAAAGATACGCCCGACCGCGTGGCCCGAATGTATGCAGAAATATTTAGCGGATTATGGGAAGACCCAAAGGAATATCTTCAGGTGTGCTTCAGTGAAGACCATGAAGAAATGGTACTGGTCAAAGATATTCCATTTTATTCTATGTGTGAGCATCATTTTCTTCCGTTTATAGGTAAGGCCCATGTTGCATATATACCGGCAAAAGGTAAAATAACCGGCCTGAGCAAGCTGGCCCGAGTGGTGGATAGTATTGCCAAGAGGCCGCAGTTGCAGGAACGTTTGACGGGTGAGATTGCCGATGTATTGATGGAGTGTCTGGAACCGCAAGGTGTAGCAGTTGTGATAGAGGCAGAGCATTTGTGCATGAGTATGAGAGGTATAAAAAAGCCCGGCTCTAAGACTGTTACATCGGCAGTCCGAGGTATCTTTAGGAGTAATGCCAAAACACGGGCAGAGGCTTTTGCATTAATAAAGGGGTAGGAGAGGTTTTAGTGAAAAGGATTGCCAAAATACTTGAGAATCCTCAATATATTGATTATTTAAATCGGAATGCCGAGGCTGAAAAGGACAGGGTGTTTTGTCATCATGACCTTTGTCATGCGGTTGACGTCGCAAGAGTAGCCTATATAATGGTATTGGAAAATAGGCTTATGATAAAAAAAGATATAATCTATGCTGCAGCTTTACTGCATGACATAGGGCGGTGGAAAGAGTATGCCCAAGGGCTTGACCATGCAGAAGTAAGTGCCCAACTGGCGGTGGATATATTGATAGATAGCGGGTTTAACAGTGAGGAAAGAGATTTTATATTGAGGGCCATACGGGATCACCGTAAGGATGGCAATCAAAGTACATTTTTTAGTTCGGTACTGTATAAAAGCGACAAAATGTCTCGACTGTGCAATGAATGCCTTGCAAGAGAACAGTGTAAACGCTTTTCGGATGGAAGACAGCCGGAGTTATATTATTGATAACAGAGTGGACTTCTCCAAGTTCCTAGCTATTTTTATATTAACGTCCATGCCGGGCGCACCCGGCAGGCTTCGACATGGGGACGGTTCCTCAGTCGCATGAAAAGCGCATTCGACAGACGAACCGTCCCCAAGTCGCATCCCCTGCTAAACCGGACTTTTTCTGTGGTTTCGGTTTTACTCCCCACTCCCCACTGTTCACTCCCCACTATTTTCATATTACAAAGGAGGATAAAACTGTATGACTAGGCAATTACACATAGGTAACAAAACATGGTGCTGGGGCCAGCGTACATATATCATGGGTATATTGAATGTTACACCCGATTCTTTTTCGGACGGCGGCCGTTTTTTTGGCCATGATGCTGCTATAGAGCGTGCCCGGCAGATGGTAGACCAGGGAGCTGATATCATAGATGTAGGAGGAGAGTCCACACGGCCGGGTTTTGAGCCGGTATCGGCTGAGCAGGAGATGGAAAGGATTGTGCCTGTGATAGAGAAGTTGGCCCGGGATATGGATATACCTATATCTGTGGATACATACAAAGCCAGGACGGCTGAGGCGGCTATACAGGCCGGTGCACACATGCTTAATGATATATGGGGTCTAAAGGCCGACCTTGAAATGGGGAGTGTTGCAGCCCAATACCAAGTACCAGTATGCATCATGCACAATAAAGTTAATGCTGAATACGACAATATTATAGAGGATATGATTAGGGAGTTATCCGAAAGCATTGAGATAGCACTAAAGGCCGGCGTGAAGGATGAGAATATTATCATAGATCCCGGCATAGGATTTGGAAAGACTTGGGAGCATAACTTACAAGTTATGCGAAATCTGGAACAATTTAAACGGTTGGGTTATCCTGTG
This genomic stretch from Petroclostridium xylanilyticum harbors:
- a CDS encoding 6-carboxytetrahydropterin synthase translates to MVNVSITKEFTWDMAHMLAGHEGLCKNIHGHTYKMQVEVTRKTGDLITTPGNSQEGMVIDFNHLKNIVKDKIIDPLDHAFMYWCQSPDSLEHEIAELLKKHGRKIAVVTYKPTAEEMARNFLKILSREFDKHDIIIQSVKVWETPTSFATARQEGKYDSEQI
- a CDS encoding 7-carboxy-7-deazaguanine synthase QueE; this translates as MTVNKFKNAIIPVVEIFNSVSGEGISAGSIATFVRVAGCNLRCSYCDTTYSYDEYNEDNQMMTPDEIVDRVAALGCKDIICTGGEPLELQKPKRYLPLYLASKGFRVRIETNGSCPVYSSEELECFLRGERLPVLYYALDIKCPGSGMSKYNLFEQNLEKLYEGDELKFVVSHRQDIDYAVKIIEKYKDILALNKVIINFSPVFGRIEPRELVEVLKEKHQYFSNYSLQVRLSLQIHKIIWPADTKGV
- the folP gene encoding dihydropteroate synthase, whose product is MTRQLHIGNKTWCWGQRTYIMGILNVTPDSFSDGGRFFGHDAAIERARQMVDQGADIIDVGGESTRPGFEPVSAEQEMERIVPVIEKLARDMDIPISVDTYKARTAEAAIQAGAHMLNDIWGLKADLEMGSVAAQYQVPVCIMHNKVNAEYDNIIEDMIRELSESIEIALKAGVKDENIIIDPGIGFGKTWEHNLQVMRNLEQFKRLGYPVLLGTSRKSFIGKVLDLPVEERLEGTIATTVAGIMKGVDIVRVHDVLQNKRAAIMTDEMVR
- a CDS encoding HD domain-containing protein, yielding MKRIAKILENPQYIDYLNRNAEAEKDRVFCHHDLCHAVDVARVAYIMVLENRLMIKKDIIYAAALLHDIGRWKEYAQGLDHAEVSAQLAVDILIDSGFNSEERDFILRAIRDHRKDGNQSTFFSSVLYKSDKMSRLCNECLAREQCKRFSDGRQPELYY
- the queC gene encoding 7-cyano-7-deazaguanine synthase QueC; its protein translation is MKKAVVLLSGGLDSATALYLAKAEGYEVYAISFDYGQRHNKELLCAAKLAEKAGVKQHITIKTNMEAWGGSALTDRSIDIPKGDENRKDIPVTYVPARNMIFLSYAASYAETIGSQDIFIGVSQVDYSGYVDCRQEFINAMEHAINMGTVCAVEHGKKIKIHAPFIHMKKSEEIQLGMKLGVDYSFTWSCYRGEDLACGVCDSCVLRLKAFHEAGYGDPIKYKGNGNGKRINH
- the folE gene encoding GTP cyclohydrolase I FolE is translated as MIDQEKIRKAMRMMIEAIGEDPDREGLKDTPDRVARMYAEIFSGLWEDPKEYLQVCFSEDHEEMVLVKDIPFYSMCEHHFLPFIGKAHVAYIPAKGKITGLSKLARVVDSIAKRPQLQERLTGEIADVLMECLEPQGVAVVIEAEHLCMSMRGIKKPGSKTVTSAVRGIFRSNAKTRAEAFALIKG